The following proteins are co-located in the Terriglobia bacterium genome:
- a CDS encoding TetR/AcrR family transcriptional regulator: MPVFGKTRKDVIKEFRTAELLEAARKLFAEKGFHVTTVENIAVAAGVAKGTVYLYYKSKQDVYWAALERGITELQNEIQTRLEAEETPEDKVRAFISIKIRYFEMNRDFFRIYFSELGSGLSHPAQMPPQIEQMYLQQAHILEAVLQQGIQSKIIREIRADTAAVAISDLIRGIIVQRLLGWSTKDVESDIEFVFDLVWRGVAA, from the coding sequence ATGCCCGTCTTCGGTAAAACACGCAAGGATGTAATCAAAGAGTTCCGCACCGCTGAGTTGCTGGAAGCTGCCCGCAAGTTGTTTGCAGAAAAGGGTTTCCACGTCACAACGGTCGAGAATATCGCCGTCGCCGCCGGAGTTGCGAAAGGCACGGTCTATCTCTATTACAAGTCCAAGCAAGATGTGTACTGGGCGGCGCTCGAGCGCGGCATCACAGAGCTACAGAACGAGATCCAAACCCGGCTAGAAGCTGAAGAGACGCCGGAAGACAAGGTTCGTGCCTTCATCAGCATCAAAATCCGCTACTTCGAAATGAACAGGGACTTCTTCCGAATTTATTTTTCCGAGCTCGGCAGCGGTCTCTCCCATCCGGCCCAAATGCCCCCACAAATTGAGCAAATGTATCTGCAACAAGCGCACATCCTTGAAGCCGTTCTTCAGCAGGGCATCCAGTCCAAGATCATACGTGAAATCCGCGCGGACACGGCAGCAGTGGCCATTAGTGATCTGATCCGGGGCATCATCGTCCAGCGGCTGCTGGGCTGGTCAACCAAGGACGTCGAATCCGACATCGAGTTTGTTTTCGATCTTGTATGGAGAGGAGTAGCAGCGTGA